GCCAATCGCTCACCAGGTGGTCTCCGTCGGTACCGCCTCGGCCTCGCTCGTACATCCCCGCGAGGTCTTCCAGCCGGCCATCCTAGTTGGTGCCTGCGCGGCCATCGTTGGCCACAACCACCCGTCGGGTGATCCCACTCCCAGCCAGGAGGACCGCGTGGTGACGCGTCGGCTGGCCCAGGTGGGTGTTCTTCTTGGCGTCCTCCTCCTCGATAGCGTCGTTTGGACTCGGGCCGGTGACTATGTGTCGGTTCGGGAACTCGAGCCCTCGCTATTCGATGCCCCGCCGCGCGGATAGCCGGGCCACCGACCGCCTACCCCTCGGTGCTGGTCGGGTTATAGTCGAGGTGTGCCAGCGGCAGGCTGCCTCCTGCTACTGGGACACGGAGACCGGCCCATGATCGTTGCCGAGTTCCTGTTCATCGCCTCCGTTGTTGGTCTCCTCACGGAGACCTGGCTGGGGTTCCTCGGGACCTTCATTGGGCTCTACGCGTTCTACCGCTTCACCCGGCTCTCTGCAGTTCTGTCGCTCGCTCTGAGCCTCTACTGGGGCCTGCTTGGCTACCACCTGGGCGCTTCGACCGGCGAGTTCGGTGTCGGGCCGCTGCTGGCCTTGCTGGGATTCGCGATTGCGGCGTGGGTTCATCGAGACGGCTTCCTCGGCGGCGTGCCGGCGGCATCGCTGTCGGAGCCTGGCGCAGCCGCCGAAGATACCGAGCCCATTCACGCGAATCGACTGTTCCCCGGCGAGCCCGATGGCGAGATCATCGACGCCGAGTACCGCGTCGTTTCCTGAGGCGTCGCTGCACCCGCGCTGGACTCGGATTGCACCCACAGTGCGGCTCCGCCGAGCTTCTGCCGCTCACGATCCATCCTTCGTTGGGCATCTCGGCGGCACGAGCTTGGCAGCGCTTTGGTAGGCCAGCTGCGTTCGCATGGTCGCGGCTTGGTCGAAGTTCGGCAGGGTGTCTGCACGGAACAAGCGCGAAATCGGAGGGAAGGCAGGGAGTCCCCAC
Above is a genomic segment from bacterium containing:
- a CDS encoding DNA repair protein RadC — encoded protein: MASVDRQNVHFIREVAVRYVGRSACIAAAIRQPTEVVEFMRRVVRDDAREHFVALYLDGRHRPIAHQVVSVGTASASLVHPREVFQPAILVGACAAIVGHNHPSGDPTPSQEDRVVTRRLAQVGVLLGVLLLDSVVWTRAGDYVSVRELEPSLFDAPPRG